A stretch of DNA from Balearica regulorum gibbericeps isolate bBalReg1 chromosome 7, bBalReg1.pri, whole genome shotgun sequence:
TATTTGGTAATATATGCCATTTACCTCGGAGCGTATGTCAGTGTATGCCATGGATTGGGGACACACAACCATTGAATTTACCTGTGAGGTCTGCAGGCACAGTGCTTTTGTCTGGATATTCTTGCTCAACAGTTGACCAAAGTTGTTCAACTATGTTTTACAGCTgtgctttcagcagcttttctgttctGATGCAAGACCTTTTCCACTCGGTAAAATGCCCTGGCTTCTGATTCTGGTACTGCGTGCTGCAGGGCATGATTATTTCTCAGTTCCTCACAGTTAgtaatgtttgggtttttttcttttttattattttttaattttttttatttttcttttttctttccttattatGCCCCTcctcttttctgaaatttatgTTCATCTTGTCTTGCTGATcatcaaaaccaattttttcttcatcttttaacTCCAGATGCATTCATAATTCTCAGCTTCATTCAGCCTTACTCCATGTAATCTATCACACCTCGGCTAAAATGATGTGGCTGCACTAGCATAGTTTACAGGGCATTTCTCCTCATGAAGGGCAAagcccttttaaaaatttctgatGGAAGATTTTCCAGCctgaaagaagtaaaagaagaaCCTCAGATTGGTGGTTTGTAATTTTTCACGCAGAAAGGTAGTGATCTGATACAGGGCAGATGAgagtttcatttctttatggCTTTCATTTCAGGAATGTCTGGAAAATCTCCAAAACTACAGAAGCTTGTGATAGAATTAGCTGCTCTGCCATGGAGGTGTGCCAGGGGCCAGGATGTCACAGACCAATTAAATTTTAGGAGTTAAGCAAGTTGTAATTTTGAGGGGTGCAGCTGAGTTGAGTTTCTGTCAAAATTTTTTCTTGCACAGAGaagtatttgtctttttttatttgaaaaatctttgaatAACAGCCTTGAAAAGTATTAACACAAATAGCTAATATTTAATGGCATTGATATCTGGTAAAATGCCCAGAGCTGAGAAGCTGTCCATCATCTCTTGGTGGAATGGAGACTATTGACTCCTCCGAAAGACTTGGATGGCCTAGCTGGTTTCAGTAGATGCTTAGAAGTGAGGAGCAGCAATGTGATAGCTGAGGACTCTGTGGAAAGAAATGCCTCTCTGTTTAAGGAGACACATCCAGTGTGCAGAcctcttccaaaataaatttagaatAAATCTATGACTTaatatttctgtctctgcaaGCAGCCTGAAAAAACAACGCCCTTCTGTAAACCATCCCTGCATTCTCCTGTTGATATTTAATAAGTATATTTTGGTTAAGTTTTACTGTATGGTTGTTTTGTTAGGTAGTGCAGCAGTGTCAGAATTACTTAGCTCTTCAGTTTGCTATGGAGGCTGCATTTGATAATTGGAGTACTTATTGTAATCTGTGATCTTCCTTTTGGGCTAGTACCTTTTACCAGTTTATAAGCGTGATGTTCTGCAAGACGAGAAGCTTGAGCTTTGAGAACTCTTGGTCTTGCTAAAGCGATCATTGTTTCCTGGGTGGCTCTCTGCTGTCCCCAGTACTTGGTGCTGTCAGGAAGGCctgcttcagctgcttttaaaaagctgactCAGTTTCCCTTCTCTGGGACtattacatatatttacattGACTGAGGTGAAGACACAGGGTGGAAATTCAAGTGCATTTGTCACATGAAATTCTACCCTCAGATTATCCCTAGATGTTAACACTACATGGTTCTGTATGCAAGGGGAATCGTTGAGTTTTACTAAGAAAATACAGGGTGCTATAATGATCGTTAATGTCTGACATACTGTTACTTTCCATCTACTTTTGAAGGTCTTAAAATGCTACTAACAGTAAGTGCTTTACATGTAGCTGGCAATGTTTTAATATCAAGAATGCAATTTATATAAAAAGGTCACaaattttgcttcttaaaaCTGATCTCAGTTAAAACTAATCTATCATTTATCAAATTTGATAATATTATCagctaaatattattttggtCAGGTGCTTCTTTCCAGTATTACATTGTTTACTTTCTGAGTTTGTGACAAGATTTGTCTTACAGAAATCTTTGTTAGACGAAAGGCATTTCAATAGCACAGGAAGTTTGATAAACTTTTCTTATTGCAGTTTATATTAATAATTCTAGTCACAATTTAAGGCACAATGAAAAAGGagcacatagaaaaaaatatatgactAGTTCATAGACTTGGAGAGgcacacattttaattttctttctgtgactgtgagtgtatattaaaatagaaaaaatacgTATTTGAAGTTTGTACTGCATTCCTTTATAAGCTTTCTTGATTGAGTTGCAAAAGAATTGAGAAACCTGTAATCCTGGCAGTAAAACCACTTCAATCACGTCATACATTTCTTCTGAAGTACTCTTAGTGCTAattattaactttattttttttccccagatctATAACAGCATACCTGAAGCCAATAATGTTTTCCAAGCTAACCCGCTCTCAGAACATCGTTGTTCTCTGTCGAGGTGTTCATGCTTCGCTGAGTTCTGCTACCTCAGTTGCTACTAAAAAAACCATTCAAGGACCTCCATCTTCTGATTTCATCTTTGAGCGTGAGGCTAAATATGGTGCCCACAATTATCACCCGCTACCTGTTgctctggaaaaaggaaaaggtaatttATTTCGGTTTCCCTGAGTGGTGTAGATGGGATGTGTGTGCGTAAGTGGGATGGGATCATGGCATAATGATTTTGACCTAATCAACGTTTGGGGTATTCTGAGAGGGAGATTGAGATAATTGATGAAATAAAGACATCTGATTAGTGGTTAGAGAGCAAACACAACCATTATGCATAAGGCTTTTCGATAAAATTGTAGTCTCcctaaaatgatttatttaaatagagGTCTAAGTTCTGATAATCTTCATAATTCAGAATAACTCAGCAAGAAAGTTTCAAGCaactctgtttcttctgttacCTTGTGTGGAGAGTTTCAATGTTAGTGTGAACATGAGAAGGTGCACTGGACCCTTTTTTAAGGGGTCCTGTGTACTGGTCCTGTATTGCTGATTAATATAAATTTACTCTGGTCTTTAACTATGTTTAAGGGGCTTTCCTGCTCAGCAGGCTAAATTTTATGAGTTTACATTGAAATACTATCAGCACAAAGATTCActagtggtttgtttttttttttatcagtacATGTTTTGACAGCTCAGAGCTGTCAGTTTCTAAGTTTTGAGACTGTTTGGgttctgttttttttgttggttttttatgACCTCCAATTCTTATTCTTAATTGCAAAAGTATTCTCCTCTATCGTCTTTTTAGGGCTAAAAACAGGGACTTGGAGGGAACTACTGTTCTCATATTACTTACTATCTTAGTGGAACGGCAGTTTTATATGggaaatgcttcttttcttgATTCATCATTGGCACTTACTTGTCTTCTGCTAGTTTGTTACTCATACTCTCCTTGTCAATTGATTATTTTCCAGTTAGAGTGCCTTTCCGGCATGCCCTAAGGAATAGCGAGAATACAGTTTATATTTGACTAGGTTGCACTGTAACTCTTAGCTTATACCATTTAGTATTTtctcaagttttcttttatattttgtgtatttacaATGTCTTTACTTTTCTAGGTGTTTATGTGTGGGACGTTGAAGGTAGAAAGTATTTTGACTTTCTGAGTGCTTACAGTGCTGTTAATCAAGGCCACTGTCACCCAAAGATCGTGAACGCTATGAAATCTCAGTCTGAAAAACTGACCCTTACATCCAGAGCATTCTACAATGATGTACTTGGTGAATATGAGGAGTTTGTCACCAAAATGTTCAATTATAACAAAGTTCTTCCAATGAACACaggtaaaaatattattttatttccattttatttattgcctGTGAGATTCAATGCTTTTGTAACATTTGATACTGCATCAATGGCCTGCCTTATGTACAAGTGTGACAATGCTATTGCTTTATGCCTTAGGAGTGGAAGCTGGTGAAACTGCCTGTAAATTGGCTCGGAAGTGGGCATACACTGTGAAAGGAAttccaaaatacaaagcaaaaattatttttgcaggtACGTTAAATGCGTGTTAAGAGTTGAGGTATTAAGGAGGAAGAGAGCTCTGGACGCTGGCTGTAGTGCTCTTTCCTGCTATAGCTGTAGTGATTACTTTGCAgtattcttaatatttttttcttccactgaagCAAGTCTGTCGAAGGTCTGTAACCTTTGACATTTTAATAGCGTAATCTACAATTTCAACCTTTTAACAGCTTACGTTGTTCTCGCATATCTGCAGTTGGTAGTTCTGTTAAAAACCGCTGTTGTGGCTACAAGTCTTTGTAGGATCTTAAGGTTCTGTAAGTGCCACCTTCTAAATTGTGAAGTTCAGTCTTAAATATATTCTGTTGACAAAATATTCTGTGTATGCTTCTGACTAGTTGATTTTTAACCTTAAATAGTTACAATGAATTataagtgtttttttaaaatgtaatgtccTTTAAGAAGCGCATGTGATCTTAACAGAAGTGATTGTAGAAGCAAGAGATATGAATATCATTCCTATGACAAATCAATTTCAGATCCTCTCCCTTGCGGAGGTGTATGCATCGAGAGGCAATGAGGCGATTGCTGCCACCCCTCTCATAGATTCGACATTGGGGTTAAGCCTGCTTCCCTCTTAGGCAGTCCCTACCAGTGGTTCTGCATTCTTAAGGTCTTCCAGAAGTTGGCATTAACCCAGTAAAGCCATATTGCAGTCTCGATCATATAATGAAAGTAAAAGCAATATTGCTAAAGTAAATACGGGCCCCTGGAAAGTCCTGATTATATATGTGGTATACTTCCTTCATCGGCCTGCTCTGCTTGGCTCTGTAACATGGAGAAGTTACTTGCCCCTGAAGAGACAACTGTACTTTgctaaaaaatataataataaaattatgtcTAATTCAAATAACTTACATCTGGTATTCTTTGGTTATAGATGGAGTGTTTTTTTCAATTCTAATGTTGGTCAATGGTTCTGTAGTTTTATAAAACCTTCCAGAATAAAGCTTACTATttaaatactgactttttttttttttttaattgctgcagctgcaaatactatttttgaCTTTTGGTACATATAGTAGCTGAACCATAAACTGTGGTTAGACAGCATtgagtctggagaaaaggaggctgaggggagaccttgtcactctacaactgcctgaaaggagactgtagccaggtgggggtcggtctcttcccccaagtaacaagtgataggacaagaggaaatggcctcaagttgtgccaggagaggtttagattggatattaggaaaatgtcttcactgaaaaggtTGGCcggcactggaacaggctgcccagggaagtggtggagtccccatccctggagggatttaaaagacgtgtagatgtggtgcttggggacatgggttagtggtgggcttggcagtgctggggtaatggttggacttgatgatcttaaaggtcttttccaacctaaacaattctatgatttaaaaattgaaattcatAGCTGAATATTGCATTATGGTTTCTAGGCCCAAttagattagattttttttcgTCTTCTTCTTCTGGGAATTCTttgaacaaatacatttctccctcctcctcttccataTATGTTTTGTTTCGCTCTTAAGTCAATTAACTTTTAGTAAGTGCTTTCTCATTTTGATAAACTGGATATGCTCTCCGTTATTATGATCCTATCTCTGTAACCACAAATTTAATTATATGCTAAGTAGTTGGACAAAATAATAATCCTTTTCTTATCGGAAGCCAGAATTCTGGCAGAAAAAAGCTCTCTTGAGTAGCTAGGGTCAGAACAAAAGAGGGCTTTAAACATCAATCCAGAGAACTTGATGTAGATTCTGTGCTTGACAGCAAGCCAATATGGAGTCTGGAGTGCTGAGGTGGAGACAGCCTGCCATCAGCAGATAGACTGCTCTGCTTCGTGTCATTCAGTCTTCAGGGCTTTGTTTCAGGATACAGAGGATTGTACTAATGTGACCTTGTGCGTGTGACTCAGCAAAGCGTGGCAGGGATTGTTCTGCTAGGAGACATTGCTATGGTGAGCAGTGTAATGCTATTTACATTGGCGATCAGAAAGAAGGGATGCCTAGAGCTGGCTATGTCAGTAAGAACTGACTTCAGGATTTCCTGGAGATTGAGAACATCCTCTACCCCTAGGATCACAGTTACACAAAGAAATtggtgggggaaagaaaaagcttgtaATGCTGTGAAGGTGTTGAACCCTTAATCTTCCTTAGTCTTATTAAGCACCTTATTATCGATTAGCTGAGAGTATGTTGActtaactgaaatattaaaatgaatatatcATAGTCCTGATGATAGTTGATTCTTAGACATTTTAACTGATGTTTTGATATGAAATAGTGCAATGTCacaatatttttacaaatataaatGGGTTCTCCTGGAACTTTGAAgtacacaaaaatatattttttcatttagtcTTACTGGCAGCTTTATTGTTAGGACCTAAATTCTGggtggtgtttgcttttttccccctgcgTTTAATGAgtaatatttatgtaaaagCTGTATATCTTCCttaaaaagatgttattttcctgagttattttcaatttttcagtcTACTAACAAAGcttatggaaattattttgtatacTTGCCAGGTCTTGTAGTAtaatgttctttcattttttatatttgcttttgataTAGCAACACAATGCATTTATAGCATCAGTGTAAAATTTGCATGAGGATGTTAATGTTCTGTTAGATAATCAGCAGAAGCAAGCCAATATTCTAATGTTACACGACTCTTAAAGTGCATTACTGAATGGAAAGTGTGACGTCCTATAAACTGTTCTGGCTCTTAGTCAGTTTTGTAACAATATTCCCTctcctcctgatttttttttttttttttttttgtagctggCAACTTCTGGGGCAGAACCATGTCTGCTATCTCTAGTTCTACTGACCCATCCAGCTATGACGGATTTGGACCTTTTATGCCCGGTTTTGAAGTGATCCCATACAATGACTTACCAGCTCTTGAGGTATTTGacaatttttgttcttttgtaagaaataattttgcagtgGCTCTTTAGTAAATAGCAAGGCAGGAAAATCAAAAGTTTATCCTTTGAAATATGTGCTTTGATGTGAAGATGTATGTATCTAGACTTACATGTAATTATAACATATATTTCTTAATTAGGAAATGTGTGTAaattctgctttggttttgattttcagttttgctttaggatataaaaagaaaaccatacaATCTATTTCATTTCCCACGTCACTAAGATGTTCAAGGTACAAAAGAAGAAGAGCAGATAAACCATAATGGAATTCAGATCAGTAGCATGCATTCTAAAGTCAAGATTGGGAttctgaaaatagtatttttaccTACTTTTCTCAGAAATGCTGTGCATCCTTAAAACCGTGCTAGGAGGGTGTTTTGGTTAAGCTGTTGCACCACTAGTGGTTCTGCATTTCCCTGGGTTTTCTGAGATGCATCCTGTCAAGCTGTTGGCGAGGGTTGACCTTGATTAGTCTCAAATTTCCCACCCTCATAATGTGAGCTTGGATATTAAAGGGTCGATGGTGCTTGATGGACTTGAGACCTGGGAGGCAAGAGGGTTCCAGCAAAACACAGATAGTCCTGAAGCACTAGGAACATTGGCATTGCCACTTTTCCATCATCTGGGTACATGGTCTCCACGAGTGACAAGCTGGTTAGTCCCCTGTGTCTGTTGGGTCTGCTTAGCACACGTGAGTTGGCTGTGGACATTGGAGGGTTTATAGAACAGAGATGTTTGCCTCCTAGGAGTTTGGTGAGGGGAAACAAAGATCTCGTGGTGTATTATAGTTGCAGTGTGCTGCaggggcatggagtgacaggacaagggcatggagtgataggacaagggcgAATGGtattaagctgaaggaggggagatttaggtaagatattaggaagaaattcttccctgtgagggtggtgaggcactggaacaggttgcccagagaagctgtggctgccccatccctggaagtgtccaaggccaggttggatggggctttgggcaacctgggctagtggagggtgtccctgcccgtggcagggggttggaactagatgggctttagggtccctcccaacccaaaccagtctgggattctgtgaaaAACTTACTTGGGTTTGAACCTACAGCAGGCTGCCCGTTGTGAAAGCCCTGTAAGTATTTAGTAGCTTTCTGCCAACTTTATCAAGGCTTTGAATGCACCCTGGAGACCTGAAACTGAAATCCATGTCCATCAGACTGATAACTGAATACATTCTGTTTATGGGGCAATACTGAGAAAAGCTGTAGTGAATTCGTGCTGGGAATCATATCTCTTGAGTCTTGTGGACTTCTAAACCTTTTAAACTTGATGGTGCAAGAATGTAGCTGTGGACTTTGCTTTAAGGTGACAAAATGGTTCTGGAGAGGCTCCATTCTCTTCTGTTTGAAGTGTACTGGGAAGCATTGAGCAATTGTTTGTCTTGTATAGGGTAATGCAAAACTGAGTGTATTTCTGAGGTAATTTCTGAATTGATCTAATAATCTGTTTGTCTGAGTTTGCAATTTTTAAGGTTTGTAATTTCCTGAGCAAGAACACCAGCTGATTTTTTGAGGCAAATAGTGACATAGGCTTCCGTGTTGGAACTGAAATGACATTCAGGGATAGCTGCCTGACATGAAATACTGTTACTATGATTTGAGGTAGAATACCAGGGTTAAAGCTTGGTTCTGCTACATGTATTCATCTCCATATTTTCTAGATTTGACCTGagtaaaagtgttttctttttgtctttcctatCCATATGTCCATTTTTACAGCGGGCCCTTCAAGATCCCAACGTAGCAGCTTTCATGGTTGAACCAATCCAAGGTGAAGCAGGTGTGGTTGTTCCTGACAAAGGTTATCTCACAGGAGTGCGGGACCTCTGCACCAAACACAAAGTAAGGAATTTTGCTATAACAAGGTGGCTTAAACATTACACACTGTGTTTACTGGCATATCTTGTAAGGCCATCCTCATATGCAAGATACAGGACTTCATACACTATTTAATAgttgccttttatttcagtggaataGGGTAGGGATACTTCTTGTAGGGATACTTCTTGTATTTCCTGGCAGTACCTTACCAGGTAGTACTTCTTAGCAGTGCAcgtttttccttgtttcttacTGCTGTCACTGATTTAAATTTCTAATTAATGTTCttgaaactgcatttattttaaattaatttaacttttaatttcttttcccattacAAGTTTCTGGGGTCAGAGCTAATTACTGCAGTGGTTCCACCGTGGCTATCAAGGGACCTTGTTGCTGGAGTGCATAAATGCTACCAAGAGTTAGTAATGGGTCACAGAATGAAACACTGAGGAAAATGGTCATATGCTTATGAGTGTTCTTTGAAGACCTCTGAAGAGCAGAGGTCTTACAGTGTTGTTCTTTCGTTCTGCATTTTCTCATATTCCCTTTCATACCTCATTCCTGACTCCTGTTCTGAATATTATGTCCTGTCTGAATTCTActaagaaatgtttaattttgaaaatagaatGTTAGATCtgtaatttctgttctctgctaGTGGAGACACACTGAATTAGACTTGCATTCAGTTTCACTGGAAGGGTGGGAAGACGTGTTTGTGTGTATTTCCATATCCTTCAGTTGTCTTTGGGTACTGCTACTTCTCACCAGCAGGCTGCTGTTCTTTCTTACTCCTGGCCCAATTTTGTCAGCCTCTCCCACAGGCCCAGGCCACGTCCTTTGTAAGTgtaaggaaaacaacaaaaaaaagctctgcagaTTTACAGCTTTTTGTTCCCTTGGTGTTGCCTGtctgatttaaaaatcagtggtCCCTGTTCCAATAGCATTCTGATTCTTAATTTGCAATTCCTTCTATTGACATATAATTAATAAAGTTGTCTTCATTATTGCTGTGGTACTTATCTCAGAGCTACTTTACAACTAGTAGTACGTGACAGTAGTGCACCTTAGGAAAACAAGGTCAAAATCTTGGATTTAGGTTCTCAGAGTTGTTTAGACATTTAGACATCAGACTACAAGACTTGCAAAGTTgctaaaatggcatttttcagaAGCTTCCAAAGGTCAGCGTGTGAACGATGCATGGGGAGTAAAGATAGACAAATCCTAACTTTTTGGAAATCCCACTCATTGTTATATCCCCAATAGATTTTGATTGGACAGTGTCCAACTCTCTGTAGACTATGCCTTACGTAGAGAAGAATACACTAAAGATGTTGGGGAGAGAGTACAGTATGTTCAGTTGTtagtattttcacatttcatagAATATGTAAGTCTCCAGGAGGTTTAGAGGAGTAAAGGAAGTACCTTTGTGTACTTAGTGTAATGCAGCTGGAAGGTCTTTCACTAACTGTGTGCAACTGTGTGCAACTCTGCTATATTGTTTGAATTGTAGGAATGGGAGTGAAAGTCATTCTCTGTtacatctgaatttttcttctttttgtctttgtaaaGGTTCTATTTATTGCTGATGAAATACAGACTGGTTTAGCCAGAACAGGGAAAATGTTAGCTGTTGACCATGAAAATGTGAGACCTGATCTAATTCTTCTTGGAAAGGCCCTTTCTGGTGGCTTATATCCTGTGAGTAACAAAGAAATATCTATTTGTTGAATAATGATTTTGAAGTAATTAACACTGAAAGTCTACTAGTTGGAAGGCAAACAACTGTGATATTTGTTGTGCTTGGAAGTGGGTGTTTACAAGATCAACTGTGATTTAGGATGCAGATAGTCCAACCTGTGAGAGACACataagaaaataacagaatcCATAATGTTACATTTATAGCTGAAATGGCTATATAGTATCCTGAACTTTCTGTGCTAATACTTGACTTGTTAAGGTGGCAAGTTATTAGATACCATCGTCTTTGGCTGGTGATTTTTAGGTGTTTTGACCCTTGTCAATTAATTGAATAAATTTGGTatatctctgttttcttcaattTGATATTATCCTATCAGGAAAATAAGTGCCCAGTGGTTAGCCGTTCGTTCTGGGATTACTGGTTAGTCTTTTGTACTCTCTCTGGAGAATAGTTTATCACAGTCCTGCTGTGATGAATTTCTAGATGAAttttgtaaagggaaaaaatattaatgtgtaTTGAAAcatataaagttatttttgaaCAAGTGGCATTATTTCAGTTGTTGGGCATGCCGCATGACTGATTTTATCCTCTTTGGAGTGATTTAAATTCCTGCTGATTAGGCTGGAAGTTAAACCTACCTTGATCTATTTTGGCCTATTGAAGCTATTTCTGAGTTGTTGAACAGAACATTGAGGCTTAAACTCTTGAAATAATATTCAGTTTGGAGAAATGCCCATCCACTGTAGTTAGATGTTATATGTTGCCAGTACAGCTAAGTGTATTTAAGAGATTAAGCTGTTACGTGATTGTCAGATATGCTGTCCTCTGTACAGAGCTGGgaatataaatgtaatttatcaCCCTAGGCTGAAAATTATCCTTTCCTGAGCCCCAAGGAAAAATTTGCTTCAGAGAGATTTAAGTTTACcgttttttttttatatatatatatatatgtaaatgaatTGGCTGACCTTCCCATTTTAGGTCTCAGCAGTACTCTGTGATGATGAAATTATGCTGACCATTAAGCCTGGTGAACATGGATCTACGTATGGAGGAAATCCATTAGCTTGCCGTGTTGCAATAGCAGCACTGGAGGTTTGTGTCTTGTGATAGAGATTTGGattccaaagaaaaaagggtGTCACGCTGACATGATTTTTGCTTACATAAATGATACAATTCGTTATGCTACAAGTAGAAAGCTAGCTTTAAGAGTGGAAAATTGGTAGTGATTAACTGTTCGCAGACATCACAGCACAAATTCTAAAGTCTTTACTGGAAATGTGTCCTAATTTCTATGTATTTTGTGGTCTTAATGTCTTAAATGACAAAATTTATCTAGGAGAAGTTTCAAGGCACTTATGTGAATTTGGTAAAATAGTTGCACTGATTTCAcgaagacattttaaaattggcTTATTTTACTATACAGTATTGCAGAGGCTACTGCTCCGTGAGCTTGATAGAACGTATATGCTACTGGAGCTCAAACAGAAGCTAGTAAAATGTCTTGTCCAGAGcccatattttaattattctgtgaCTGCATAACTGACCACATTTAATCCAAGTCACTCAGAAAGCCTCATCATTACCCAATATGCTGACCTGGACAGGTGGAGTCTTCAGAGGTTTACTGATTACTTGT
This window harbors:
- the OAT gene encoding ornithine aminotransferase, mitochondrial, with translation MFSKLTRSQNIVVLCRGVHASLSSATSVATKKTIQGPPSSDFIFEREAKYGAHNYHPLPVALEKGKGVYVWDVEGRKYFDFLSAYSAVNQGHCHPKIVNAMKSQSEKLTLTSRAFYNDVLGEYEEFVTKMFNYNKVLPMNTGVEAGETACKLARKWAYTVKGIPKYKAKIIFAAGNFWGRTMSAISSSTDPSSYDGFGPFMPGFEVIPYNDLPALERALQDPNVAAFMVEPIQGEAGVVVPDKGYLTGVRDLCTKHKVLFIADEIQTGLARTGKMLAVDHENVRPDLILLGKALSGGLYPVSAVLCDDEIMLTIKPGEHGSTYGGNPLACRVAIAALEVIEEEDLAKNAEIMGNILRNELMKTPSDIVTAVRGKGLLNAIVIRETKDYDAWKVCLRLRDNGLLAKLTHGDIIRLAPPLVIKEDEIRECIEIIHKTILSF